In the Clostridium beijerinckii genome, one interval contains:
- the uxaC gene encoding glucuronate isomerase, producing the protein MKKFMDENFLLSNEASEKLYHNYSEKMPIIDYHCHINPKEILEDKKFENITQVWLYGDHYKWRQMRTLGIDEKYITGDGSDYEKFLAWAKTISFAIGNPLYHWTHLELKRFFGIDEVLNEKSAPAIWEKVNKLLNSDDFTVRNLIKKSNVKVICTTDDPIDSLEYHLAIKEDKSFDVKVLPAFRPDKALGVNKETFKDWFNKLEEVVGSKISNFDEYLEALKKRVEYFHEAGCRVSDNALDFVPVGNASLEEVREIFANVLKNGQVSFEDENKLRVYILKFFGKLYHDLGWVMQFHMNCVRDNNKVMFEKLGPDTGFDSLNDTEVAIPLSRLLDALNSEKALPKTIIYSLNPNDNSTIGTLLGCFQGDGIKGKIQFGSAWWFNDHKIGMQDQIRTLANLGMLSTFVGMLTDSRSFLSYTRHEYFRRILCNVIGEWVENGELPNDIEHLGQIVADISYNNADKYFNM; encoded by the coding sequence ATGAAAAAGTTTATGGATGAAAATTTTTTATTAAGCAACGAAGCATCTGAAAAATTATATCATAATTATTCAGAAAAAATGCCAATTATTGATTATCATTGCCACATTAATCCGAAGGAAATATTAGAAGACAAAAAGTTTGAAAATATAACTCAAGTATGGCTTTATGGTGATCATTATAAATGGAGACAGATGAGAACTTTGGGCATAGATGAAAAATATATTACAGGAGATGGAAGTGATTATGAAAAGTTCTTAGCTTGGGCAAAGACTATATCATTTGCTATCGGAAATCCACTTTATCATTGGACACACTTAGAACTTAAGAGATTCTTTGGAATAGATGAAGTTTTAAATGAAAAAAGTGCACCTGCTATTTGGGAAAAAGTTAATAAGCTGTTAAATAGCGATGATTTTACAGTAAGAAATCTTATAAAGAAATCAAATGTAAAAGTGATATGTACAACAGATGATCCTATAGATTCATTAGAATATCATTTAGCAATAAAAGAAGATAAAAGCTTTGATGTGAAAGTATTACCAGCTTTTAGACCTGATAAAGCTCTAGGAGTTAATAAAGAAACATTTAAAGATTGGTTTAACAAACTAGAAGAAGTAGTTGGTTCTAAAATTTCAAACTTTGATGAATATTTAGAAGCATTAAAAAAGAGAGTGGAATATTTTCATGAAGCTGGATGTAGAGTGTCAGATAATGCATTGGATTTTGTTCCAGTAGGCAATGCTTCTTTAGAAGAAGTTAGAGAAATTTTTGCAAACGTACTTAAAAATGGACAAGTATCTTTTGAAGATGAAAATAAATTAAGAGTATATATATTAAAGTTCTTTGGAAAATTATATCACGATCTAGGATGGGTAATGCAATTTCACATGAATTGCGTTAGAGATAATAACAAAGTAATGTTCGAAAAATTAGGACCTGATACAGGATTTGATTCACTTAATGATACAGAAGTTGCAATTCCACTGTCAAGGTTATTAGATGCGTTAAATAGTGAAAAAGCTTTACCTAAGACTATTATATATAGTTTAAATCCAAATGATAATTCTACAATAGGAACATTACTTGGATGCTTCCAAGGAGACGGAATTAAGGGCAAAATACAATTTGGATCAGCTTGGTGGTTTAATGATCACAAGATTGGTATGCAAGATCAAATTAGAACTTTAGCTAATTTAGGTATGCTAAGCACATTTGTTGGAATGTTAACAGACTCTAGAAGCTTTTTATCTTACACAAGACATGAATATTTTAGAAGAATACTTTGCAACGTAATTGGAGAATGGGTAGAAAATGGCGAGTTACCTAACGACATTGAACATTTAGGACAAATTGTAGCTGACATTAGTTATAATAACGCAGACAAATACTTTAATATGTAA
- a CDS encoding LacI family DNA-binding transcriptional regulator has protein sequence MSVTIKDIAKLANVSHTTVSRALNNSPYINEETKVKIIALAKELNYVPNYSAKSLVLLKSYVIGVFFSSISEGTSDTFFHEIIRGVNNVIDKEYNLVVRGIDDYQYSHLIDNRNFDGIIVVSQSKNDDEFIQTILEKNIPTVVINRYIENEGLVNIMSDDTKGVYDAVTYFIENDHRKIALLQGNKEFESTVYRKRGYIRALEDNNIPINEEYILSGRYDLKSGYENMKKLLKLENVPTAVFCANDDIGVGAMKAIFEAGLKVPEDISIIGFDDSNFCNYVTPPLTSVRKDSLAMSEYGGRNLLNLIKNKEVDKEKVYIQSQLVVRKSVKKL, from the coding sequence ATGAGTGTCACTATAAAGGATATTGCAAAATTAGCTAATGTTTCTCATACAACAGTGTCTAGAGCACTTAATAATAGTCCGTATATTAATGAAGAAACCAAGGTTAAAATTATAGCTTTAGCAAAAGAATTGAATTATGTACCAAATTATAGTGCTAAGAGTCTTGTTTTATTAAAATCATACGTTATAGGTGTATTTTTTTCATCGATTAGCGAAGGAACATCAGATACATTCTTTCACGAAATTATAAGAGGAGTCAATAATGTCATAGATAAAGAATATAATTTAGTTGTAAGAGGTATAGATGATTATCAATACTCCCATTTAATTGATAACAGAAATTTTGATGGAATAATTGTTGTAAGTCAAAGTAAAAATGATGATGAATTCATACAGACTATTCTAGAAAAAAATATACCAACTGTAGTTATAAATAGATACATTGAAAATGAAGGATTAGTAAACATAATGTCAGATGATACAAAAGGAGTTTACGATGCAGTTACTTATTTTATAGAGAACGATCATAGAAAAATAGCATTATTGCAAGGAAATAAGGAATTTGAATCAACAGTATATAGAAAAAGAGGATATATAAGAGCGTTGGAGGATAATAATATTCCAATTAATGAGGAATATATTTTAAGTGGTAGATATGATCTGAAAAGTGGATATGAAAATATGAAAAAGTTACTTAAATTAGAGAATGTTCCAACAGCAGTATTTTGCGCTAATGATGATATTGGGGTGGGTGCTATGAAAGCAATATTTGAAGCTGGGTTAAAAGTTCCGGAAGATATCTCAATTATAGGGTTTGATGATAGCAACTTCTGTAACTATGTAACTCCTCCGTTGACAAGTGTAAGGAAGGATTCTTTGGCGATGAGCGAATATGGCGGAAGAAACTTATTAAATCTTATAAAGAATAAAGAAGTAGATAAAGAAAAAGTTTATATACAATCTCAGCTTGTGGTAAGAAAATCAGTAAAAAAACTTTAA
- a CDS encoding NAD(P)-dependent oxidoreductase, with protein sequence MINNNNLIGEANRCLLCKKPACKSNCPVETPIPDIINMYKEGKIEEAGEILFENNPLSAVCSLVCIHEDQCKGNCIRGIKGEPIRFHDIEQEISQRYIEETRFKAVSKKKDRIAIIGGGPAGITIAFILARKGYNITIFDAHEKIGGVLRYGIPEYRLPKKLVDSIEERLIELGVKVRPNTLIGPVITLDRLFEDGYKAVFIGTGVWNPKTLNIKGETLGNVHFAIDYLKSPENYKLGNKVAVIGAGNVAMDAARSAKRNGVEDVTIIYRKGFDQMSATKQEIKEAKEDKINFELFKSPLEITEEGVKLVNTENVVESDGKVQNKLIEEKEEFFKCDSIIVAVSQTPRTNIVSNTTKLDTNKWGLLITDDKGNTTKKGTFASGDVVTGAKTVVEAVVQAKIVAQTIEDYCENN encoded by the coding sequence ATGATAAATAATAATAATTTGATTGGTGAAGCAAATAGATGCTTGCTATGTAAGAAACCAGCTTGTAAGTCTAATTGCCCAGTAGAAACACCTATACCTGATATTATAAATATGTATAAGGAAGGAAAAATTGAAGAAGCAGGAGAAATATTATTTGAAAATAATCCGCTTTCAGCAGTATGTTCATTAGTATGTATTCATGAAGACCAATGCAAAGGAAATTGTATAAGAGGGATTAAAGGGGAACCAATACGATTTCATGATATAGAACAGGAAATATCTCAAAGATACATAGAAGAAACTAGGTTTAAAGCTGTTTCTAAAAAGAAAGACAGAATTGCTATAATTGGTGGTGGTCCAGCAGGAATTACTATTGCATTTATACTAGCTAGGAAAGGATATAATATTACTATTTTTGATGCGCACGAGAAGATAGGTGGAGTACTAAGGTATGGAATACCAGAATATAGACTTCCAAAAAAATTAGTAGATTCCATTGAAGAAAGATTAATAGAACTTGGTGTAAAAGTTAGGCCTAATACTCTTATCGGTCCTGTAATAACATTAGATAGACTATTTGAAGATGGTTATAAAGCAGTGTTTATTGGTACCGGAGTATGGAATCCAAAAACATTAAATATTAAAGGTGAAACTTTAGGAAATGTACATTTTGCTATTGATTATTTAAAATCACCAGAGAACTATAAGCTAGGTAATAAAGTAGCTGTTATCGGAGCTGGTAATGTAGCCATGGATGCCGCAAGAAGTGCAAAAAGAAATGGAGTTGAAGATGTTACAATAATATATAGAAAAGGTTTTGATCAAATGTCTGCAACAAAGCAGGAGATAAAAGAAGCTAAGGAAGATAAAATTAATTTTGAATTATTTAAATCGCCATTAGAAATAACAGAAGAGGGAGTAAAGTTAGTTAATACTGAGAATGTAGTAGAGTCAGATGGAAAAGTTCAAAACAAACTTATTGAAGAAAAAGAAGAATTTTTCAAATGTGATTCAATAATTGTAGCTGTAAGTCAAACCCCTAGAACTAATATAGTTTCAAATACAACAAAATTAGATACCAATAAATGGGGATTGTTAATAACAGATGATAAAGGAAATACAACTAAAAAAGGTACATTCGCGTCAGGTGATGTTGTTACTGGTGCTAAAACTGTAGTAGAAGCAGTAGTGCAAGCCAAAATAGTTGCTCAAACCATTGAAGATTACTGTGAAAACAACTAA